In Terriglobia bacterium, the sequence CAGCATCGGAAGTTTTCAAAAACATATTCAAGGAAGCGCACCTGCTGATTTACGGCATCCTGGTCGTGCTCGTGGTGCTGTTCCTGCCGGAAGGGATCGTGGGCACGCTGAACCGCAGGTTGCGCTGGTTCAAGGCCGCGCCGCGCACGCCGTTTGCGAGCGTGCCACCGCCCGGCCCGGCGGAAGAAAGCAAACGCGTGCCTCTGCCGCAAGCGGAATAGTTTCGATCTTCGGCTTCAGTTTCAAGTTGGCCAAACATGGCGCTTTTGGAAATCAAGAACGTCAGCAAGCGATTCGGCGGGCTCAAGGCTGTCACCGACGTCAACATGTCGGTCGAGACGGGCGAGATTGCCTTCATCGTCGGGCCCAACGGCGCCGGCAAGACTACCCTGTTCAACCTGATCACCAGTGTGCACCAGGCGGATGCAGGCCAGATCGTCTTCGACGGCCACGACATCACGCACTCCTCGCCCAATACGGCGGCTAAGCTGGGCATCGGGCGAACGTTCCAGATCGTCAAACCGCTGCGCAACTTGACGGTGCTGGAAAACACCATGCTGGGAGCGTTCCTGCGTACTTCGTCGCCAGCCGCGGCCGAGCGGGAGGCGGCGAAGGTCCTGCAGTTCCTTGGCATGGGGAAGGTCATGCACTTGGCGGCTCGTGGCATGGGGCTGCCCATGATGAAGCGCCTGGAAATCGCGCGCGCGCTGGCGACCAAGCCCAGGCTGATCCTATTAGATGAAGTCGTGGCCGGCCTGCCGACGGTAGAGGCGTTGGCGCTGGCAGACTTGCTGAAGCGCCTGCCGGAATGGGGCATCGCTGCCATCGGCGGCGTGGAGCACGTCATGCAGGTGGTGATGAAGATCGCCGACCGCGTGGTCGTGCTCGATCACGGTATCAAGATCGCCGAAGGCAAGCCGCAGGACGTGGTACACCACCCGGCGGTCATCGAGGCCTACCTGGGTTCGAAGTACAAGGAACTTCTGAAATGAGCGACCACGGGAACGCGCCGCTGCTGGAGATGAGTGACGTCGAGGCCGCGTACGGCGACTTTCAGGCGCTGTTCAACATCACCCTGACGGTCAACCGCGGCGAGATTGTTACCCTGATCGGCGCCAACGGCGCGGGCAAGACCACCACCCTGCGCGTGATCAGCGGCTTGCTGCGGGCCAAGAAGGGATCCGTGAGATTCGAAGGCCAGGAAATCAGCAAGACCCCGGCGCACCAGATCGTGGCGCGCGGCATCAGCCATGTACCCGAAGGTCGGCAACTGTTTCCTTACATGACGGTCGAAGAACACTTGGTGCTGGGCGCCTATATTGACCGCACGCGGCCCAAGATCCCGCAGTTGCTGGATGAGCAGTATGCGATCTTTCCCAGATTGAAGGAGCGGCGCAAGCAGGCGGCGGGCACGCTGTCGGGCGGCGAGCAGCAGATGCTGGCCATCGCGCGCGGCCTGATGTCGGAACCGAAGTTGCTTCTGCTCGATGAACCGTCGCTCGGCTTGGCGCCCAAGCTGGTGGACGAAGTCTTCCAGAAGATTCAGCAGATCGGCGAGAAGGGCGTCACGGTAATGGTGGTCGAGCAAAACGTGGTGGACGGCCTCAGCGTCTCCTCACGCGGGTACGTGGTGGAGAATGGCGCCATCCTGCTGCAGGGCGCATCCAGCGATCTACTTAACAACGCGCAGGTGCGGGCGGCCTACCTTGGACTTTAAACGCGCCGAAGCTAACCACGGATTCACACAGTCCAGAAAACGCTCTATTCAATTCAGTCGTGCAACTCCACGCCGAGTTCATGCAACTAATGGTTTAGTTGACAAATTCCGTACCTCATCGTCTAATGAATTACAACCTGAATTGCGGAGGAAGGGCCACTTGCCCCCGAGAAAGTCTCCAACCTTAACTGAAGCCGAGCTGCGACTGATGAACGTGCTCTGGCAGAAGGGCTCGGCGACCGTGCAGCAAGTGCTCGATGCGTTGCTGCCCAAGCCTACTCTGGCGTACAACTCTGTCCTGACCACCATCCGTATTCTCGAGAATAAAGGTTACGTAAAGCACGTCAAGAATGGCCGCGCGCACGTCTACATGCCGCTGGTCGGGCGCAAGGAGGCCACGCGCTTTGAAATTCGCCACTTGGTGAACCGTTTTTTCAAGAACTCGCACGAGTTGCTGGTGTTGAACATATTGCAAGACGAAAGCATTGACGAGGCGGAGCTGACGCGCCTGCGGGAGTTGCTGGAACCCGAAGGCGGCAGCGCCAAGGAACAATGATGCACACGGTGCTGAACGCGGTGGCGCAGGTGTCGGCTGAACGCATGGTGGATTCGCTGGCCATCGGCCTGGCGCTGGCGGCGTTCGCCGGGACGCTGCT encodes:
- a CDS encoding ABC transporter ATP-binding protein; the encoded protein is MSDHGNAPLLEMSDVEAAYGDFQALFNITLTVNRGEIVTLIGANGAGKTTTLRVISGLLRAKKGSVRFEGQEISKTPAHQIVARGISHVPEGRQLFPYMTVEEHLVLGAYIDRTRPKIPQLLDEQYAIFPRLKERRKQAAGTLSGGEQQMLAIARGLMSEPKLLLLDEPSLGLAPKLVDEVFQKIQQIGEKGVTVMVVEQNVVDGLSVSSRGYVVENGAILLQGASSDLLNNAQVRAAYLGL
- a CDS encoding ABC transporter ATP-binding protein, which encodes MALLEIKNVSKRFGGLKAVTDVNMSVETGEIAFIVGPNGAGKTTLFNLITSVHQADAGQIVFDGHDITHSSPNTAAKLGIGRTFQIVKPLRNLTVLENTMLGAFLRTSSPAAAEREAAKVLQFLGMGKVMHLAARGMGLPMMKRLEIARALATKPRLILLDEVVAGLPTVEALALADLLKRLPEWGIAAIGGVEHVMQVVMKIADRVVVLDHGIKIAEGKPQDVVHHPAVIEAYLGSKYKELLK
- a CDS encoding BlaI/MecI/CopY family transcriptional regulator — translated: MPPRKSPTLTEAELRLMNVLWQKGSATVQQVLDALLPKPTLAYNSVLTTIRILENKGYVKHVKNGRAHVYMPLVGRKEATRFEIRHLVNRFFKNSHELLVLNILQDESIDEAELTRLRELLEPEGGSAKEQ